In Flavobacterium sp. N3904, one DNA window encodes the following:
- a CDS encoding single-stranded DNA-binding protein: protein MKNRVQLIGNAGNDPVIKSFEGGKKLANLTIATNDSYKNDKGERVEQTEWHTVVAWGKTAEIIEKFVTKGKQIAIDGKLTHRSYDDKNGEKRYITEVVVSEIMLLGK, encoded by the coding sequence ATGAAAAACAGAGTACAATTAATCGGAAACGCAGGGAATGATCCAGTAATCAAATCTTTTGAGGGAGGAAAAAAATTGGCCAATTTGACCATCGCCACCAACGACAGTTACAAAAACGACAAAGGTGAACGTGTCGAACAAACCGAATGGCACACTGTTGTCGCTTGGGGGAAAACGGCCGAGATTATCGAAAAATTCGTCACCAAAGGCAAACAAATCGCCATAGACGGCAAACTTACCCACAGAAGCTACGACGACAAAAACGGTGAAAAGCGCTATATCACCGAAGTGGTCGTAAGTGAAATTATGCTACTAGGAAAATAG